tcctcataccaccgctcctgggctttagctgcctccctctcttcaaaagagcggcgatattcccctgtctgagcccagggtccttttccgtccaatatttcctcccaagtccacgagtcctggtttcttggccgctgctgctggttcctctcacgctgcttgatccttgtttggtgggtggttctataacgattgttctcctcctcttcgtctgaagaggaggagtagggattggaccaaagcgcagcttgaaatgttgacataatgaatttattaaacacaagacgaaacacgaagaacacttgaatagataacaaaacaataaacgaagtcaacagacctgaacaaacgaactacacaaacacgaagaacgcacgaacaggataGACTAACCAAGCGAAAggaacaaacgatacagtcccgtgtggtgaagaacacaaacacggaagacaaccacccacaaacaaacagtgagaacaccctaccttaatatggttctcaatcagaggaaacgtcaaacacctgcctctaattgagaaccatatcaggcaacacattaaccccaacatagaaacacaaaacatagactacccacccagctcacgtcctgaccaactaaacaaagttaaacaaaggaaaaataaggtcaggaacgtgacagacacgTAActgtaattgctcctgtaagtcgctctggataaaagtatctgctaaatgacaagaaaatatatacattttaaatataaaaaatatacatttagtcCTGGTGGTGTCGTATCCTTCTGTATTTGCTATGTGGGGTCCTGGTGGTGTCTTATCCTTCTGTAGTTGCCATTAGAAGTCCTGGTGGTGTCTTATCCTTCTGTATTTGCTATGTGGGGTCCTGGTGGTGTCTTATCATTCTGTAGTTGCCATTAGAGGTCCTGGTGGTGTCTTATCCCTCTGTATTTGCTATGAGGGGTCCTGATGGTGTCTTATCCTTCTGTAGTTGCCATTAGAAGTCCTGGTGGTGTCTTATCCTTCTGTATTTGTTATGAGGGGTCCTGATGGTGTCTTATCCTTCTGTAGTTGCCATTAGAAGTTCTGGTGGTGTCTTATCCTTCTGTAGTTGCCATTAGAGGTCCTGGTGGTGTCTTATCCTTCTGTAGTTGCCATTAGAAGTCCTGGTGGTGTCTTATCCTTCTGTATTTGCCATTAGAAGTCCTGTTGGTGTCTTATCCTTCTGTAGTTGCCATTAGAAGTCCTGGAGGTGTCTTATCCTTCTGTATTTGCTATGTGGGGTCCTGATGGTGTCTTATCCTTCTGTAGTTGCCATTAGAGGTCCTGGTGGTGTCTTATCCTTCTGTAGTTGCCATTAGAGGTCCTGGTGGTGTCTTATCCTTCTGTAGTTGCCATTAGAGGTCCTGATGGTGTATTATCCTTCTGTAGTTGCCCTTAGAAGTCCTGGTGGTGTCTTATCCTTCTGTAGTTGCCATTAGAAGTCCTGGTGGTGTCTTATCCTTCTGCAGTTGCTATGTGGTAGCTTATCCGTCTATATACCTGCTGTGTGTCCTTGATGCCAAACAGAGAACAACAATATCTCAGTGGGGGAGGAGCAGACATATACtgactttctgtctctctctctctctctctctgcagcataCAGAAGGGTTTAAGAAGCGTTGGTTCACCCTAGACCACAGACGTCTCATGTACTACAAAGATCCCCTGGTAAGActggtttcacacacacacacacacacacacacacacacacacacacacacacacacacacacacacacacacacacacacacacacacacacacacacacacacacacacacacacacacacacacacacacacttctcccaGGTAGGCTCTTATAGTCCAGTTACTAGAGAGGACCTCATGTTTTATATGAATCTGATTGATATCAAAAGGTTTGACTTCATAATGACGGATGAAGTTTCCTCTTGCTGTATCAGGTTAGTACAACATGTTCTCTGTTAGTTTTAACAAAGAGCTGCTATGTAGAGGAGACTCGCTAGACAGTAATCTGATACTTCTATCAGAAGACCATCaaaccacactcacacacacacacacacacacacacacacacacacacacacacacacacacacacacacacacacacacacacacacacacacacacacacacacacacacacacacacacacacacacacactcacacatcaaACATGACTCCAAAGACTGTGCACAGTTGCACACAGAAACTACCAgtaagacacgcacacacacacacacacacacacacgcgcgcacacccCAAACCACAACTCCAAAGAGGCAGAGAACTCACTAGCACCCTCTCTCAACTCACCTCACATCAACACCTAAACTAATATTGGCTAGATGTAACACTATGGAGATTCTGTAGAGTTGGTATGAGGGTGATGTCGTGCTCTACTTAGCGTGCTAGCCTGGTTTTAATCATCACACACAACAATGGAAAGTGGAAAGCACAGGGGAGCGCTAGGGAGGGCCAGACCTGGCCAGATCAAATAGCTCACTAGTGCACTTTagaaaagaaaaggagagcctcACACTTAAGGCTCAGATGCAATACGTTGAATAAAGCAACGTTTGGACAGCTAAGCTGCCTTCATCAAGGGTTCACACTGGGGCTGTTACAGAGAGCTATAGACAGGCCTTGGTTGAGGTGTGGAGCCGTTATGGAAATAAAGAGATTGAAGACTTCTTCTCCATcctaaatggccccctattccctttatagtgcactacttttgaccagggatctTAAGGCTCTCACCCTCACCTCACCCCCTCTACCTCACCCTGTCTACCTCACCCTACCCCCTCTACCACACTCACCTCACCCCCTCTACTGCACTCTCACCCCCTCtacctcaccctccctcccctaCCTCACTCTCACCTCACCCACTCTACCTCACTCTCACCTCACCCCCTCTACCTCACCCTCCGTCTCCTACCTCACTCTCACCTCACCTCCTCTACCTCACTCTCACCTcaccctctctacctcacactcCCTCCCCTACCTCACTCTCACCTCCTCTACCTCACTCTCACCTCACCCCCTCTACCTCACTCTCACCTCaccccctctacctcccctccctcccctaccTTGCCAGGATGCCTTTGCCAAGGGTGAGGCTTTCCTAGGGCACCAGGACCATGGTTACAGCGCTAGCCCCGGCCTTCCCGCCGGAACCCACTGCAACGGCGCCTGGCAACACGGCATCACCATAGTAACACCCGAGCGCAGCTTCCTGTTTACCTGCGAGACGGAAGTTGAGCAACAGGATTGGCTGAAACACTTCAATGATGTCATCAGCATCCAGATGTCCCCTCAGGAGTACTCCAGTAAGAGATTACAACCTCTTATTAAGGGTTTATAAAGGGTTTATTAACATCTATGTGTGTTTATAAGCATACCGATGTCCCCTCAGGAGGACTCCAGTAAGAGAGGACCATTTTTTACTAtttataaagggtttaaacataTATTGCTGTTACTGTTTGGTTATAAAGTGTTTATTAACGTCTGACCTCGTGTTTGTGTTTTGCAGTGGAGGCTATGTTCAGACACAAGCATTGATGGGCCTGTGGCCTGATGGACCCTTCCTtctcacatcctcctctcctctacccatcttctgttcctcctctcatcctcctctcctctacccgtcttctgttcctcctctctcctcctctcctctacccgtcttctgttcctcctctctcctcttctcctctagccatcttctgttcctcctctctcctcctatcctctaTCCGtcttctgttcctcctctctcctcctctcctctacccgtcttctgttcctcctctctcctcctctcctctacccgtcttctgttcctcctctctcctcctctcctctacccgtcttctgttcctcctctctcctcctctcctctacccgtcttctgttcctcctctctcctcttctcctctagccatcttctgttcctcctctctcctcctatcctctaTCCGtcttctgttcctcctctctcctcctctcctctacccgtcttctgttcctcctctctcctcctctcctctagccatcttctgttcctcctctctcctcctatcctctaTCCGtcttctgttcctcctctctcctcctctcctctacccgtcttctgttcctcctctctcctcctatcctctaTCCGtcttctgttcctcctctctcctcctctcctctacccgtcttctgttcctcctctctcctcttctcctctacccgtcttctgttcctcctctctcctcctctcctctacccgtcttctgttcctcctctctcctcctctcctctacccgtcttctgttcctcctctctcatcctctcctctacccgtcttctgttcctcctctctcctcctctcctctcccatcttctgttcctcctctctccgtcttctgttcctctcctcctcctctcctctgcccatCCTGGAGATCACCAAGACGTTTGAGTTAGGTTAGGCTGTCCTTGCCTCAGAAAGAAAGATGTACAAACACACTAGACTGCAGCAGTACCTGTCATCATGGTCAACCATTGTGCCTTACACTAAGTCATTACTTTAATGTCTCAGATCAATGTGAATTTAAATGTTTACTTTTAAAAGTTCCCTATTAATATCttataaattgacatttttgatGGGTGAGTTTGGTTTGGAGATATGTAAGATACATTTGAATATAACTATGGATAATGTTCAACCCTCTTAGCGTTGTGTATAAACAGTTAGTGTTTTTTTTTGATGGTGCCATCTTGTGGTGTTTCAAGAATATGACCGATCTGGCTTTCTACATATCCTGTATGACCGAAGATATTTTCACCCTGTTATTTTAAGGTATTATACAACATATTTAGACTGAGGAGACATGCAAAGAATATATCATTGATTGATACATATTTGTCATTCATCCCATGTCATGCTTTTATACGTGTTGTCAATGGTGTTTTCCATTATAGAAGAAGATTGGTTATAAATGATCATGTCTGAGGAACTACAAACCATCCGTTTCACCATTTTTTTAATAAATCCATATATTGGTCTCCTCTCGTTTTAAATATGTCAATTATTTGAAAAAGACTTCTAATGAGTTTATGTGTGAGATATAGAGATTGAATgatatgtcagtgtgtgtgtttatgtgtgtttatatatgCTAGGTTGTATGCGTCCTTGTACATGCATGTGTGCGTACCTGCGTTTGTGTGTCaattgcattgtgtgtgtgtgtgtgtgtgtgtgtgtgtgtgtgtgtgtgtgtgtgtgcgtgtgtgtgtgtgtgtgtgtgtgtgtgtgtgtgtgtgtgtgtgtgtgtgtgtgtgtgtgtgtgtgtgtgtgttttagcgcCAGCAAACCAGGGGTGTTTAAAACTGCACCCAGGTGTTTAAAGAGAGCAGGGCCAGGGCTGAGGTGAATCGCTCATAAATCCATAGAGTCATCCTGGGTTACAcctatatgagagagagagagagagagtgagggggacggggagcgagagaggagaaagagagcaggagagaggtaaaggGGACaaagagaaagaaggaaaggGGTCAgatgacagagagggaaagagagtagaGGAGTGCAGTTGAAGGACATCAAAGAAGACGGACACAACAAAACGCTTATGAAGAGCTCTGGAGTTAAACACTAGAAGGGGCCCCAGTTACTCTATTGGAACACCCCGACATTGACCTATTTAGAGGTACCAACAATGATCATCCACCATGCCAGCTGAGAACACAAGGCAAACTAACCTCTGGATACAGTGAGAGCTTCTGAATCACCACAAACTGACCAAGGACAACACACTGTCAACTCAGGACATCAAGCTACTTCCACTCCCAAGTCATCGGTGCGGTTCAAGTCCACTAAAAACTGAAGCGTCTGTCTGTTCTACAGTATCGCCTGGGCTTGGTCCGGTACCCGCGGGAAGGATCATGGGACCTTGGAGGAGCTGGAGCGGGGACGTGAAAACATCGGGAGATAAGAGACACTCGATGAGGTGGACTTGTCAGCCATGTCCTGGTTCACCTTAAGACTGCAGGTTAACAGTAGTAGTGGAACTGAAGCCACTGTGGAAGCATCACTACACACTGACTGTTTTCCTATTGGATTTAGATTCAATTTAGATGAAGAGTCAGAAGGCCAAAGACGATTTATGTGTTTTCAAGTCAAATTTTATCACATACACAGTTTTCAGCAGGTTtaaaaggtgcagtgaaatgcttacgtactagctccctcaacaatgcagtacattttttgtttttgtcttgTTTGGTCTGTTTTTCACTGGATCTTATGCAGTGCGGAAAGTCGCTTTAATTTCTTAATAGTTCTCTATTCAATCCAACATGGAGCACGTTAAAATCCGTTTGGAATCCATAAGCAACTCTTAAAATCTTTCTGAATACTTATAGTAACAGTTTATCCCAGTAAAGCGATCACTTCATTGTAGGGACGTGCTGGCCTTATTTATGAACTCAAACATATCCCCAACGATGAACCAGAGCCAGATGCCCATCGTGACCTCCATCTCCCCCCAGTCTGGACATGGTTCTGGGGGCTCGGGTGGTGTCTCTGGAGGGGGTAGCTCTGGGGGTGGGGGTTTGTGGGTGACCTCTCTCCTCGGCGCTACCCTCCTAATCATGCTCGCCATGGGGGTGGCGGGTAACATCTACACGCTCTTCATCATGCGTTCCGCGGCTCTCCGCCGATCCGGCTCTATGTACGTCTATATACTCAACCTTGCCCTCGCcgacctcctctacctctctacgaTCCCATTCGTCATCTGCACCTACTTTGCTCACGATTGGTTGTTCGGCGAGGCCGGTTGCCGGGTCCTCCTGAGTCTTGATCTCCTCACCATGCATGCCAGCGTCTTCGTCCTGGTCGCCATGTCGTTGGAGCGCTACCGGGCCGTGGCCAAGCCGTTTGACGCCCGACGATCCAGCACGCGGGGACGGAAGGTAGTGGCGGCCGTCATCTGGTTCGCGGCGTTTGTCCTGACACTACCCATGATGATTATGATACGGCTGAGGGAAGGGAAGCCGAACGCGGCCGGGAACGTCAAGCGGATCTGTTACCCGACGTGGACCCAAGAGGCCTTCAAGGTCTACCTCACCATCCTGTTCCTGACCAGCGTCCTCGTACCCGGTTTAGTCATTGTTGGTCTCTACGCTGGCCTAGCACGTCGCTATTGGACTGCTCAGGCTAGCTTGGGAGGAAGCAGCCGTTCAGCGAGAAGACGAGGCTTAAAACAAAAGGTAGTAACAATGATTTTTTGTATCGTTGTCGCGTACTGGGTGTGTTTCCTGCCTTTCTGGGGGTGGCAGTTGACGCAGTTATTTTCCCCGCAGTCCCTCAGGGCTCTGTCTCCTGCCACTCACAGTTACATGAATTTCTTTGTAACGTGTCTGACCTATGGGAATAGCTGTATTAACCCTTTGTTATACACCCTCCTGACCCGGAACTATAAGGACTATCTGGCTCAGAAgggtcagagcacagggtcaaGTAGGGGAGACCTGGGGTCGGCAGCAGGAGCACCCCTACAGGATCTATAATCAGAGTAGAGGTGACCTGGGGGTCGGCAGCCGGAGCACCCCTACAGGATCTATAATCAGAGTAGAGGTGACCTGGGGGTCGGCAGCCGGAGCACCCCTACAGGATCTATAATCAGAGTAGAGGTGACCTGGGGTCAGCTGCCGGAGCACCCCTACAGGATCTATAATCAGAGTAGAGGTGACCTGGGGTCAGCTGCCGAAGAACCCCTACAGGAAATataggagaagaggggggaagtATTTTGACGTGACACAAGTAGGAACTATTATACTAGACTTAAATCCTTTTTATCCTGGGGAGGATAGGTCATCCATGCAGGAACTATAAAAGAGGGGGAGTTATTCTGACGTGACACCAAGAGCACTATTGCCAAAGGATTTCTGATACACATGTTTATCTTTTCACTCTGAGGAGTACCTTGGATTTGGTGAAGACATGAGGACATTTCTTTATAGCTGTTGGGGCAAGAGCAGCCCCAAAAACAAACAAATTGTTTTTTTGAGTAATTAGTGCAGCATAAACTTGACCTAACAACATGGCTTACTCTAAACTCAATAGTTTTTGTATTTTTACATAATCTGAATATTATTGGTATATAGTtatacagatgttggatcttaatttgagccagtttgctacagcaggaaaataatcctgcagcaacaggaaaagtgaattattatgtggattataattaatggacgtTTTTTGTAGGGATTGATAGATtgttcgtaagggaaaatcaagtctggaATGTCAAAGGGGAAATTACAAATTTAAGAAACCTTTTTATACCTCAAAGCCTTATTAAACCTCAAACCTCTAATTGTTTAATTTCACACATTACATTGTCCTGCAAcagagtgatcagattaagatcctacatttgcaGCAATAGCTGTTTGACATATACTTTGCCAGGGGATTCCAATTTGCATTCATCATGTAGGCTGCTGTATTTCTTGTCACATATTGACATGAATGTCATTTAACCAGTCACTATGTATTTTTTTTCTTACTTCGACTTTGTTGTCATATTGGCAAAAATGTGTCAAGCTAATGTTCTTGCTTGGTTTTTCTCATCTTGTATTCTTTAATTACATGATTGTTCTAATAAAGTTTTGACAGATTGATTTAGAGGTAAAATGACTACGATATTGCCCTCTGCTGGCAAAAGTTTTAGAGTAAGTTAACTTTCACATACAGTGTAATGTGTGGTAATGATGCCATCACATTTATCAGCAATTGTAAAGAATTCACTGTGTGTCTCCCGTCGGTGGCTAGTTTCCTCACTCTGTGTGTCTATGATGGaccccactgacacacacacacacacacacacacacacacacacacacacacacacacacacacacacacacacacacacacacacacacacacacacacacacacacacacacacacacacacacacaaacctacccctacctccacccccccaacacacacacaccttccctatccaccccaacacacaccccccccccccacacacacctacccCTACACCCCAACACCCACACCTACCCCCACACCTACCCCTAccttcccccccacacacaaacctACCCCTACACCCCCACACCTACCCCTACcttcccaccacacacacacctacaccccAACACCCACTCCTACCCACCACACCTACCCCTacctccccccccacacacacacctaaccctaaaccccacACCTACCcctaccccccccacacacacctaacCCTACACCCAACACCTACCCCTAccttcccccccacacacacacctaaccctacaccccacacctacctctacctcccccccccacacacacctaacCCTACACCCCACACCTACCTCTAccttcccccccacacacacacctaaccctaCACCCCACACCTACCTTCCACACACACCTAACCCTACACCCCACACCTACCCTCTTCCtttaccccccacacacacacctaaccctaCACCCCACACCTACCCCTACCttccccccacatacacacctaACCCTACACCCCACACCtaccttccacacacacacacacacacacacctaaccttACACCCCACACCTACCCCTAccttcccccccacacacacacctaaccctaCACCCCACACCTACCCCTAccttcccccccacacacacacctaaccctaCACCCCACACCTACCCCtaccttccacacacacacactctccagacCGCCGCCTCTCACCAGGAAATGTGGTCCCACCATGCAACATTCCAAAGCCTTGAGGCAGGTCTCTTCGTGTTGTCCTGTAAATTGTCTCTCAGGAATGTCTAGCGTTATTCATCCTGCCAAAATAGACTAACAGGACCTAGAGAACCACAACACAGACTGGCCCGCGTGGACACAGATTATATGAGCCATTTGGTCTGAATAACTTGAGTTGATTGATGTTAATACTAACAGGACCTAGAGAACCACAACACAGACTGGCCCGCGTGGATACAGATTATATGAGCCATTTGGTCTGAATAACTTGAGTTGATTGATGTTAATACTAACAGGACCTAGAGAACCACAACACAGACTGGACCGCGTGGATACAGATTATATGAGCCATTTGGTCTGAATAACTTGAGTTGATTGTTGTTAATACTAACAGGACCTAGAGAACCACAACACAGACTGGCCCGCGTGGACACAGATTATATGAGCCATTTGGTCTGAATAACTTGAGTTGATTGATGTTAATACTAACAGGACCTAGAGAACCACAACACAGACTGGACCGCGTGGATACAGATTATATGAGCCATTTGGTCTGAATAACTTGAGTTGATTGTTGTTAATACTAACAGGACCTAGAGAACCACAACACAGACTGGACCGCGTGGACACAGATTATATGAGTCATTTGGTCTGAATAACTTGAGTTGATTGATGTTAATACTAACAGGACCTAGAGAACCACAACACAGACTGGACCGCGTGGACACAGATTATATGAGTCATTTGGTCTGAATAACTTGAGTTGATTGATGTTAATACTAGCAGGACCTACAGATCCACAACACAGACTG
This window of the Salvelinus namaycush isolate Seneca unplaced genomic scaffold, SaNama_1.0 Scaffold365, whole genome shotgun sequence genome carries:
- the LOC120040594 gene encoding urotensin-2 receptor-like produces the protein MNQSQMPIVTSISPQSGHGSGGSGGVSGGGSSGGGGLWVTSLLGATLLIMLAMGVAGNIYTLFIMRSAALRRSGSMYVYILNLALADLLYLSTIPFVICTYFAHDWLFGEAGCRVLLSLDLLTMHASVFVLVAMSLERYRAVAKPFDARRSSTRGRKVVAAVIWFAAFVLTLPMMIMIRLREGKPNAAGNVKRICYPTWTQEAFKVYLTILFLTSVLVPGLVIVGLYAGLARRYWTAQASLGGSSRSARRRGLKQKVVTMIFCIVVAYWVCFLPFWGWQLTQLFSPQSLRALSPATHSYMNFFVTCLTYGNSCINPLLYTLLTRNYKDYLAQKGQSTGSSRGDLGSAAGAPLQDL